In Picosynechococcus sp. PCC 7002, the following are encoded in one genomic region:
- a CDS encoding TIGR00266 family protein, producing the protein MKYEIRYKPAFACLFVTLEPGEQVTAESGAMVSMDGGILMKTEFSGGFFPAILRRLFGGESLFVNVYRNTSQRPQTVILTQSMVGDIHRIDLSQGPICFQPGAYIAHTPGAKMGIRWAGFASWFAGEGLFKLQFTGSGRVFYGCYGGIIEKHIKGEFIVDNSHLVAYDPGITMNIRMSGGLFGSLTSGEGLVNKLKGRGRIYLQSRSVSGLVGFLRPKCR; encoded by the coding sequence GTGAAATACGAAATCCGCTATAAACCCGCCTTTGCTTGTCTATTTGTCACCCTCGAACCCGGCGAACAGGTCACAGCCGAATCCGGTGCAATGGTCAGCATGGATGGTGGAATCTTAATGAAAACTGAATTTTCGGGGGGATTTTTCCCGGCGATTCTCCGTCGGTTATTTGGGGGAGAATCCCTGTTTGTGAATGTTTATCGCAACACGAGTCAGCGGCCCCAGACCGTCATTTTAACCCAGTCAATGGTGGGTGATATCCACCGCATTGACCTGTCCCAGGGGCCGATCTGTTTTCAGCCCGGTGCTTACATTGCCCATACCCCCGGCGCAAAAATGGGAATCCGTTGGGCTGGCTTTGCCAGTTGGTTTGCGGGGGAAGGTCTCTTCAAGCTGCAATTCACAGGTAGTGGCCGGGTCTTTTACGGGTGCTACGGCGGCATCATTGAAAAACACATCAAGGGTGAATTTATCGTCGATAACAGCCACCTCGTTGCCTACGATCCGGGCATCACCATGAATATTCGGATGTCTGGGGGCTTATTTGGTTCTCTCACCTCCGGCGAAGGCCTGGTGAATAAACTCAAAGGCCGTGGCCGAATCTACCTCCAATCGCGGAGTGTGTCAGGTCTTGTGGGCTTTTTACGTCCAAAATGTCGTTAG
- a CDS encoding substrate-binding domain-containing protein, translating to MAQKNDTLPLMMALVVTLGILGGGGWWFLNRSGFQGLAPNGAETGNNDGAIAPGSQATDNPFSPPATVAPGTVVKISGSTSMVQINTALKNRFELQYPQTRVETTANGSSKGLEDLLAGNIDLAAISRPLQPEEMQQGLKAIAVTTDAVAIVVAKENPFSTGLTGEQVQGIFQGNLTDWSAITDKATGTIRVINRPPVSGTYQTFQETVLNGSNFGNGPNFMNMEQDATTPILQALGADGISYATYSQIANQQTVRTVPIDGVTPESDLYPYTRTLYYAYQEPASPQVEAFLGFVGTPVGAELIQAAQQ from the coding sequence ATGGCCCAAAAAAATGATACGTTGCCTCTAATGATGGCCCTCGTCGTTACCCTAGGCATTCTGGGGGGCGGTGGTTGGTGGTTTTTAAATCGTTCTGGCTTCCAGGGTTTGGCCCCAAATGGTGCAGAAACGGGAAATAATGATGGGGCGATCGCCCCAGGTTCCCAAGCTACAGATAATCCTTTCAGTCCACCGGCAACAGTGGCCCCAGGAACGGTGGTAAAAATTTCTGGCTCTACCAGTATGGTGCAGATTAACACCGCCCTAAAAAATCGGTTCGAGTTGCAATATCCCCAGACTCGTGTTGAAACAACTGCTAATGGGTCGAGTAAGGGGCTTGAAGATCTGCTGGCGGGAAATATTGACCTCGCGGCGATCTCCCGCCCCCTCCAGCCGGAAGAAATGCAACAGGGCCTCAAGGCGATCGCCGTTACCACCGATGCCGTCGCCATTGTAGTCGCCAAGGAAAATCCCTTTAGTACTGGGCTGACTGGGGAACAGGTACAGGGCATTTTCCAAGGGAATCTCACCGATTGGTCAGCGATTACCGATAAAGCGACAGGAACAATTCGGGTTATTAATCGCCCTCCAGTGAGTGGCACTTACCAAACTTTCCAAGAAACGGTACTCAACGGCTCAAACTTTGGGAATGGCCCTAATTTTATGAATATGGAACAGGATGCCACCACGCCGATTTTGCAGGCCCTGGGTGCAGATGGGATCAGTTATGCCACTTACAGCCAGATCGCCAATCAGCAAACTGTCAGAACAGTGCCCATCGATGGGGTCACCCCAGAATCAGACCTTTATCCCTACACCCGCACCCTTTATTACGCCTACCAAGAACCCGCTTCCCCCCAGGTTGAGGCTTTCCTTGGTTTTGTTGGGACTCCTGTGGGAGCAGAGTTGATCCAAGCGGCGCAGCAGTAA
- a CDS encoding chemotaxis protein CheW, with protein MSTPDDSSLPQNLTSLETQLQGLESPEGELHLKFQLPSGTGFVLPAFGIREVMQQSPDRITPIPNVSPLLLGTINLRGQVIWVADLGQFLGDSAPLRTDRAEIPVIAIEDQDMLLGLAVEEMQGMQWLAAETLQIQLSDLSDVMAPFVRGIWTDGDDASKSWHLLDHVAILKSARWAT; from the coding sequence ATGTCTACACCTGATGACAGTTCCTTACCACAAAACCTGACGTCCTTAGAAACCCAGTTACAGGGTTTAGAAAGCCCGGAAGGGGAGTTACACCTCAAGTTTCAGCTTCCTTCAGGGACTGGGTTTGTGCTGCCGGCCTTTGGCATCCGTGAAGTGATGCAACAATCACCGGATCGGATTACCCCGATTCCCAATGTTTCGCCACTGCTGCTAGGGACGATCAATCTCCGGGGTCAGGTTATTTGGGTGGCAGATTTGGGGCAATTTTTAGGCGATAGTGCCCCCTTACGGACGGACCGTGCCGAAATTCCAGTGATTGCCATAGAGGATCAAGATATGCTCCTGGGTTTAGCCGTCGAAGAAATGCAAGGGATGCAGTGGCTTGCTGCGGAAACGTTGCAGATTCAGCTTAGTGATCTGTCGGATGTTATGGCCCCATTTGTCCGGGGGATTTGGACGGATGGTGATGATGCCAGTAAATCTTGGCATTTATTAGACCATGTGGCGATTTTAAAATCGGCCCGTTGGGCAACATAA
- a CDS encoding response regulator transcription factor, protein MSRILVVEDSLSQREMISELLKGNGLTVDVAGDGLEALETLSQMAKNAAETLPNLIVLDIVMPRMNGYELCRRLKSDPKIQNIPIVMCSSKGEEFDRYWGMKQGADAYIAKPFQPAELIGTIKQLLRSNKK, encoded by the coding sequence ATGAGTAGAATTTTGGTTGTTGAGGATAGCCTCTCTCAACGGGAAATGATTTCAGAATTACTGAAAGGCAACGGCTTGACAGTGGATGTTGCCGGTGATGGTCTTGAGGCGTTAGAAACCCTCAGTCAAATGGCTAAAAATGCGGCTGAAACCCTGCCCAACTTAATTGTGCTCGACATTGTTATGCCACGGATGAACGGTTACGAACTCTGTCGTCGCCTCAAATCCGACCCAAAAATTCAAAATATCCCCATTGTGATGTGCTCTTCAAAGGGGGAAGAATTTGACCGGTACTGGGGCATGAAGCAGGGAGCCGACGCTTATATCGCGAAACCCTTTCAGCCAGCGGAGTTAATTGGCACCATCAAGCAACTCCTACGCAGCAATAAAAAATAA
- a CDS encoding sensor histidine kinase yields the protein MFQTTRNRLALWYTAITAVLLLVFATGVYFYVRYTLIERIDDTLKHVVEVVERSLIIEPDDPVGYHINLEASFRQQSPTVEDDRIDLEFFNPAGELLWSTFSEPLVLPLEWHPRGETVRLGDDYLLRQITDRLEVDRYVLGYLRVSHPWFEVTRPIRKLVLDLSLGIAIMITCGAVIGWLLSGIAIEPVKDSYQQLRQFTADASHELRNPIAMIQTNVQMAITYPDPDQRQQNLKVIERLTQRLGRLVNDLLFLARSDSGVLQAEFEQLPLDALLLEVIEEQRAICRQEKIELQLDIQGDATEEAYLILGDWDQMARLFTNLIGNAIAYAFPGDWGDKPKQITVTMALKEKTGRTTGETLQVTVKDNGIGIPAENSTNIFDRFYRLDPARTNPGESSTGSGLGLAIAAAIAKNHKGKITVESKDQGTTFSVFLPRAT from the coding sequence ATGTTTCAAACCACCCGTAATCGTCTGGCCCTCTGGTACACGGCGATCACCGCAGTGTTGCTTTTGGTTTTCGCGACGGGGGTTTATTTTTACGTGCGCTACACCCTGATTGAACGCATCGATGACACCCTAAAGCACGTAGTGGAAGTGGTAGAGCGATCGCTGATCATTGAGCCAGATGATCCTGTGGGCTATCACATCAATTTAGAAGCCAGCTTTCGGCAACAGTCCCCCACCGTCGAAGATGACCGCATTGACCTCGAATTTTTCAACCCAGCCGGAGAATTGCTCTGGTCTACTTTTTCTGAACCATTAGTCTTGCCCCTAGAGTGGCACCCCCGGGGGGAAACGGTACGTCTGGGTGATGATTATCTTCTGCGACAAATCACCGATCGCCTCGAAGTGGATCGCTATGTTTTGGGGTATCTACGGGTGAGCCATCCTTGGTTTGAGGTGACGCGACCAATTCGCAAATTAGTCCTTGATCTCAGCCTGGGGATCGCGATCATGATTACCTGTGGGGCGGTGATTGGCTGGTTACTGTCTGGTATTGCCATCGAACCGGTAAAGGATTCCTATCAACAATTGCGGCAATTTACGGCGGATGCGTCCCACGAGTTGCGTAATCCCATTGCGATGATCCAAACCAATGTCCAAATGGCGATCACCTACCCAGATCCCGACCAACGCCAACAAAATCTCAAGGTGATTGAGCGACTCACCCAACGGTTGGGCCGTTTAGTGAATGATCTCTTATTTCTCGCCCGCAGTGATAGTGGGGTGCTTCAGGCGGAATTTGAACAATTACCCCTGGATGCTCTATTGCTGGAGGTTATTGAAGAACAACGGGCCATCTGCCGCCAGGAAAAAATTGAGTTGCAGTTGGATATTCAAGGGGATGCCACCGAAGAAGCCTATCTCATCTTGGGAGACTGGGATCAGATGGCGCGCCTCTTTACAAATCTGATCGGCAATGCGATCGCCTATGCTTTTCCAGGGGACTGGGGCGACAAACCCAAGCAAATTACCGTCACCATGGCCCTCAAGGAGAAAACAGGGCGGACAACCGGAGAAACCCTCCAAGTGACGGTTAAAGATAATGGCATCGGTATTCCTGCCGAAAATTCAACCAATATTTTCGACCGTTTTTATCGTCTTGATCCCGCCCGGACAAACCCTGGGGAAAGTAGCACTGGTTCAGGTCTTGGCCTCGCCATTGCGGCGGCGATCGCCAAAAACCATAAAGGCAAAATCACCGTTGAAAGCAAAGATCAAGGCACAACATTTTCCGTTTTTTTACCACGAGC
- a CDS encoding TIGR00266 family protein, with amino-acid sequence MSQFEFRVENNPSYASLIVTLPPNQTLLVEAGAMAAMDANIEMKSKMRGGLMKGIGRMFSGESLFISEFTARNSAGELYISPGVPGDVTYYHLDGSKGLMVQSSGFVASSPSVDLDTKFQGLKGFFTGESIFFLRASGQGDFWFSSYGAIIEIPVEGDYVVDTGYIVAFEDTLQYNVEMIGGLSFRSLRTGILGGEGLVCRFSGKGKLWVQSRNLFPLLNFLYPFRPVPNNN; translated from the coding sequence ATGTCTCAGTTTGAATTTCGCGTTGAAAATAATCCCTCCTATGCCTCGCTCATTGTGACCTTACCGCCCAACCAAACCCTACTCGTAGAGGCGGGGGCGATGGCGGCAATGGATGCCAACATTGAGATGAAGTCGAAGATGCGGGGGGGTTTGATGAAGGGCATCGGGCGGATGTTCAGTGGAGAATCCCTATTTATCAGTGAATTTACCGCCAGAAATAGCGCCGGGGAACTCTATATCTCGCCAGGGGTGCCGGGGGATGTGACCTACTACCATTTGGACGGTTCTAAGGGTTTGATGGTTCAGTCTTCGGGTTTTGTCGCTTCTAGTCCCTCAGTGGATCTTGACACCAAATTCCAGGGGCTGAAGGGTTTCTTTACGGGGGAATCGATCTTTTTCCTGCGGGCATCGGGCCAAGGGGATTTTTGGTTCAGTTCCTACGGGGCGATCATTGAAATTCCTGTAGAGGGGGATTATGTGGTGGATACGGGCTACATTGTCGCCTTTGAGGATACGCTGCAATACAACGTGGAAATGATTGGGGGCTTATCTTTCCGGAGCCTGCGCACAGGGATTCTCGGCGGAGAAGGCTTAGTTTGTCGTTTCAGTGGCAAGGGTAAGCTCTGGGTACAATCGCGGAATCTTTTCCCCCTGTTGAATTTCCTTTATCCGTTCCGCCCCGTGCCAAATAATAATTAA
- a CDS encoding TIGR00266 family protein produces the protein MEIKLLHQPDNAIAHVTLDAGEEIIAQAGAMVAMSGNINASTTLRKGKGGGIMGGLKRMLAGESLFLSVFRAPLPNSEIWFAPKLMGDLLLYEMRGDEFVVQASSYLASGPNVDIDLGWQGFKSFFSGESIFWLSISGQGPLLVTSFGAIYEVDVDGEYVVDTGHIVAFEKSLSFTVGKANPSWIGAFLGGEGLVCRFRGKGKLYCQTHNPGAFGSLVGSQLPPR, from the coding sequence ATGGAAATTAAACTCTTACATCAACCAGATAATGCGATCGCCCATGTCACCCTCGACGCTGGGGAAGAAATCATTGCCCAAGCCGGCGCCATGGTTGCCATGAGCGGCAATATCAATGCCAGCACGACCCTCCGCAAAGGCAAAGGGGGCGGCATCATGGGAGGGCTAAAACGGATGCTTGCCGGAGAATCCCTCTTTCTGAGCGTTTTTCGAGCACCCTTACCCAATAGTGAAATTTGGTTTGCCCCCAAGCTGATGGGGGATCTCCTCCTGTACGAAATGCGGGGCGATGAATTTGTTGTCCAAGCCTCTTCCTACCTTGCCTCTGGCCCCAATGTGGACATTGATCTCGGTTGGCAAGGCTTTAAATCCTTCTTTTCAGGGGAATCTATCTTTTGGCTCAGCATCAGTGGCCAAGGGCCTTTGCTGGTGACGTCCTTTGGGGCCATTTACGAAGTGGATGTGGATGGCGAATACGTCGTGGATACGGGCCACATCGTTGCCTTTGAAAAGAGCCTGAGCTTCACCGTGGGTAAAGCAAATCCCTCTTGGATTGGGGCATTCCTCGGTGGAGAAGGGTTAGTCTGTCGCTTCCGAGGCAAGGGCAAACTGTACTGCCAAACCCATAATCCCGGAGCCTTTGGTTCCCTGGTTGGTTCCCAATTACCACCCCGTTAA
- a CDS encoding MlaE family lipid ABC transporter permease subunit: MTSQRRSKSSLGKWFERLVAATLLGGQVIVHLLRGRFNRRITIEQMAAVGPDSLLIALVTAGFVGMVFTIQVAREFIYFGAGTAVGGVLGLSLSRELAPVLTAVVLAGRVGSAFAAEIGTMRVTEQIDALHILRTDPIDYLVVPRFLACCLMLPLLTVLSLLTGMAGGLIIAINLYQIPQSIFINSAQSFLEYWDIISAMIKSVVFGGLIAVIGCSWGLTTTGGAKGVGQSTTTAVVTSLLAIFIANFFLSWLMFQGLGSALVG; this comes from the coding sequence ATGACCAGCCAACGCAGATCAAAAAGTTCCCTTGGGAAATGGTTTGAGCGGTTAGTTGCCGCAACCCTTCTAGGGGGGCAAGTCATCGTACATCTCCTGCGGGGGCGTTTCAACCGACGCATTACCATTGAACAGATGGCGGCGGTGGGGCCTGATTCCCTCCTCATTGCCCTAGTCACGGCTGGGTTTGTCGGCATGGTATTTACCATCCAGGTGGCGCGGGAATTTATTTACTTCGGCGCAGGCACGGCGGTGGGGGGCGTTTTAGGTCTTTCCTTGTCCCGGGAGTTAGCCCCTGTATTAACGGCGGTGGTGTTGGCGGGGCGTGTCGGCTCGGCCTTTGCAGCGGAGATTGGCACCATGCGCGTCACTGAACAAATCGATGCGTTGCATATTTTACGCACAGATCCCATTGATTATTTGGTCGTCCCCCGCTTCTTGGCCTGCTGTTTGATGTTGCCTTTATTGACTGTTTTATCGCTCCTCACGGGGATGGCTGGTGGGTTAATCATCGCCATAAATTTGTATCAAATTCCCCAGTCTATTTTTATCAACTCGGCCCAGAGTTTTTTAGAATATTGGGACATTATCAGTGCAATGATTAAATCTGTTGTTTTTGGGGGCTTAATTGCCGTCATTGGCTGCAGTTGGGGCTTGACAACGACTGGGGGAGCAAAGGGCGTAGGACAATCGACAACAACGGCTGTTGTTACATCTCTACTAGCGATTTTTATTGCTAACTTTTTCCTATCTTGGTTGATGTTCCAGGGTTTAGGTAGTGCCTTAGTGGGATGA
- a CDS encoding methyl-accepting chemotaxis protein — translation MPPSTTDYSKEYAEAQKAYYQNNLPEAEAIANRLLKDYPDDPHLLLLSGHISLGLQDLGRASAFYHRVLDVTNQRDYHEYARQGLTQVNAYSDQVNGHRETSGGQPTLTQPEDYPVAAEYNSPENFVTAAGEQSISADDYSEQWAEPELPLRNFPEDEETFLVPHPGDRSPEPGLNQSLNDPFFEAEAGEFIEFNEDELVEFDSAAGLEEDGDFLGSEDTSPFDLDWSPTHENGRISADQDHFDAVDTAPLGFESESPTWLENPPLADADALTFDEPAHPSFAPDSLSPDEAADFDDEISLGSLGAELFDEEPEAPPKQDEGGFLEEFGILNEQDLDDFGDLGSDILDDDQKMPDTGLFEAPLETPTTSGEFNFDDFPEELGLTEDDSLFITLGEDSLSGGLGTDFTVSDKPQEIVAENPKGYLAWFENVPLQKKQLFTATGAAAASVIATLIVTVSVFQTTPAEQRPQTLWPVAKTGLLTSLLAGAASFGTTLFFGKLTTRQIKRSTDNLQNQFDAVSQGNLNVKATVFAEDEFGALATGFNKMARVILNTTSEAQRRAEETEQSKEDLQRQVIRLLDDVEGAARGDFTVQAEVTADVLGAVADAFNLTIQNLREIVQQVKQAARQVNKNAADSESFARGLSSDALRQAEELAVTLNSVQMMTDSIQRVAENAREAEEVARTASSTALKGGESVEHTVAGILQIRETVAETARKVKRLAESSQEISKIVAVVSQIASRTNLLALNASIEAARAGESGKGFAIVADEVRQLADRSAKALKEIEQIVLQIQSETSSVMTAMEEGTQQVIDGTKRAEQAKQSLEDIIQVSNRIDALVRSITADTVEQRENSRAVAQVMQSVELTAQETSRESQRVAGSLQKLVGIARDLLASVERFRIESTDEA, via the coding sequence ATGCCGCCCAGCACCACTGATTATTCAAAGGAGTATGCTGAGGCCCAGAAGGCCTATTATCAGAATAATTTGCCTGAAGCAGAGGCGATCGCCAATCGGTTACTCAAAGATTACCCGGACGATCCCCATTTGCTCCTTTTAAGCGGCCATATTTCCCTTGGTTTACAAGATTTAGGGCGGGCCTCCGCGTTCTACCATCGGGTTTTAGATGTCACCAACCAGCGGGACTACCATGAATACGCTCGCCAAGGTTTGACCCAGGTCAATGCCTACAGCGATCAAGTCAATGGTCACCGGGAAACCAGCGGTGGACAGCCGACCCTCACCCAGCCAGAAGATTATCCGGTTGCAGCAGAATACAACTCCCCAGAAAACTTTGTCACAGCAGCAGGGGAACAATCAATTTCGGCGGATGATTATTCAGAACAATGGGCAGAACCAGAGTTGCCCCTGAGAAATTTCCCGGAAGATGAAGAAACTTTTTTAGTGCCCCACCCTGGCGATCGCTCCCCTGAACCAGGTTTAAATCAGTCCCTTAATGATCCTTTTTTCGAGGCAGAGGCTGGCGAATTCATTGAATTTAACGAAGACGAATTGGTTGAATTCGATAGTGCGGCTGGCCTAGAAGAAGACGGAGATTTCCTAGGGAGCGAAGATACGTCTCCTTTCGATTTAGATTGGTCACCGACCCATGAAAATGGCAGAATTTCAGCAGATCAAGACCATTTTGATGCAGTGGATACTGCACCACTCGGCTTTGAAAGTGAGTCCCCCACTTGGCTCGAAAATCCTCCTTTAGCCGATGCAGACGCATTGACATTTGATGAGCCAGCGCACCCAAGTTTTGCACCTGACTCCCTCTCCCCTGATGAGGCGGCAGATTTTGACGATGAAATTAGCTTGGGTAGCCTTGGGGCAGAACTATTTGATGAAGAACCAGAAGCGCCACCAAAACAGGATGAAGGGGGCTTTTTAGAGGAATTTGGCATTCTCAACGAACAGGATCTAGATGATTTTGGTGATCTCGGTTCGGATATTCTCGATGATGACCAAAAAATGCCGGATACAGGTCTGTTTGAAGCGCCCCTAGAAACACCGACGACCTCAGGGGAGTTTAATTTTGATGATTTTCCCGAAGAATTGGGCCTCACCGAAGACGACAGCCTATTTATCACCCTAGGGGAGGATAGTCTCTCTGGCGGTCTAGGGACAGATTTTACTGTTTCTGATAAACCCCAAGAAATTGTCGCGGAAAACCCCAAAGGTTATTTGGCTTGGTTTGAAAATGTGCCTCTCCAGAAAAAACAATTGTTCACTGCGACTGGCGCTGCTGCTGCATCGGTGATCGCCACTTTGATTGTGACAGTGAGCGTATTTCAAACCACCCCAGCCGAACAACGGCCCCAAACCCTCTGGCCCGTGGCCAAAACAGGTTTACTCACTAGCTTATTGGCCGGGGCAGCCAGCTTTGGTACGACCCTCTTTTTTGGGAAGTTAACAACTCGGCAGATCAAACGTAGCACTGACAACCTACAAAACCAGTTCGACGCGGTTTCCCAGGGGAATCTCAATGTCAAAGCAACGGTTTTTGCGGAGGATGAGTTTGGTGCCTTAGCCACGGGCTTTAATAAAATGGCCCGGGTTATTTTAAATACCACCAGTGAGGCCCAGCGGCGAGCCGAAGAAACAGAACAGTCCAAAGAAGACCTCCAGCGCCAGGTGATCCGCCTCCTTGATGATGTGGAAGGGGCCGCCCGGGGAGACTTTACCGTCCAAGCAGAGGTCACAGCCGATGTTTTAGGGGCCGTCGCCGACGCCTTTAACCTCACCATTCAAAATCTCCGGGAAATTGTTCAACAGGTTAAACAAGCGGCGCGCCAGGTGAATAAAAATGCTGCCGATAGTGAATCCTTTGCCCGGGGTCTATCCAGTGATGCTCTCCGTCAAGCTGAAGAATTGGCCGTTACCCTCAACTCGGTACAGATGATGACGGATTCAATTCAGCGGGTTGCTGAAAACGCCCGGGAAGCTGAAGAAGTCGCTCGTACCGCTTCGAGTACAGCCCTCAAGGGGGGGGAATCCGTAGAGCACACCGTAGCCGGGATTTTACAGATTCGAGAAACGGTGGCCGAAACAGCCCGTAAGGTAAAACGCCTGGCTGAGTCTTCCCAAGAAATTTCGAAAATTGTCGCGGTGGTCTCCCAGATTGCGTCCCGTACAAACCTCTTGGCGTTGAATGCATCCATTGAGGCGGCCCGGGCTGGGGAGTCAGGCAAAGGCTTTGCCATTGTGGCCGACGAAGTCCGTCAGTTGGCAGACCGTTCTGCAAAAGCCCTGAAAGAAATCGAGCAAATTGTTTTACAAATTCAAAGTGAAACAAGTTCGGTAATGACCGCAATGGAAGAGGGTACCCAGCAGGTTATTGACGGTACCAAACGGGCTGAACAAGCGAAGCAATCCCTAGAGGACATTATTCAGGTATCAAACCGTATTGATGCCCTCGTGCGCTCAATTACGGCGGATACCGTTGAACAGCGGGAGAATTCTCGTGCCGTGGCCCAGGTGATGCAATCGGTAGAGTTAACCGCTCAGGAAACTTCCCGAGAATCTCAACGGGTGGCCGGATCGTTACAGAAATTGGTGGGCATCGCCCGGGATCTGTTGGCTTCTGTGGAGCGATTCCGCATAGAATCCACGGATGAGGCGTAA
- a CDS encoding Npun_F5749 family FMN-dependent PPOX-type flavoprotein: protein MPVTFELAPWRSPLARALHRNKSQPHHRFFQLATVTPTGKPRNRTVVFRGFLEGSNDLKIITDQRSDKINHLTTSSDAEIAWYFTKTREQFRFSGQIKLVTAASPPSRLNRARQQTWQALSDEARAQFLWPQPGDRRSENLADFQPTAVNNQEPVSNFVLLLFQVTKVDHLELRGNPQNRFLYDLTADGTWQQKTVNP, encoded by the coding sequence ATGCCTGTGACGTTTGAATTGGCTCCTTGGCGATCGCCCCTAGCCCGGGCCTTACACCGGAATAAAAGTCAGCCCCACCACCGCTTTTTTCAGTTGGCCACCGTAACGCCGACAGGAAAACCCAGGAATCGCACGGTGGTTTTTCGGGGGTTCCTCGAAGGAAGCAATGATCTCAAAATCATTACGGATCAGCGCAGTGACAAAATAAACCACCTCACCACTAGCTCCGACGCCGAAATTGCTTGGTATTTCACCAAAACCCGGGAGCAATTCCGCTTTAGTGGTCAGATTAAGCTGGTTACAGCAGCAAGTCCGCCATCACGACTAAATCGCGCTAGACAACAGACCTGGCAAGCCCTTTCGGATGAAGCCCGGGCTCAATTTCTCTGGCCCCAGCCTGGCGATCGCCGTAGTGAAAATTTAGCTGATTTCCAGCCAACTGCAGTGAATAATCAAGAGCCTGTTTCTAATTTCGTGCTTCTCCTGTTTCAAGTGACAAAGGTCGATCACCTCGAACTGCGGGGCAATCCCCAAAATCGCTTTTTATATGACCTCACAGCCGACGGTACTTGGCAGCAAAAAACAGTTAATCCCTAG
- a CDS encoding DUF2605 domain-containing protein, with protein MFSPEPADEKQLLKAVLAPLLDDFLYWFDLSLTALEKKSLSFMAPAEQEDLIARIRQAQGEVMATKSLFQATDGNAGVDVQVLMPWHQLVSECWQVAQKRRQLEGEA; from the coding sequence ATGTTTTCTCCAGAACCCGCCGATGAAAAGCAACTTTTAAAGGCTGTACTGGCCCCGCTTTTGGATGATTTTCTTTATTGGTTTGATCTATCCCTAACGGCCCTCGAAAAAAAATCCTTAAGTTTTATGGCCCCCGCCGAGCAGGAAGACCTAATCGCCCGCATTCGCCAGGCCCAGGGGGAGGTGATGGCGACCAAGTCTCTTTTCCAAGCCACCGATGGCAATGCTGGAGTCGATGTTCAGGTGTTGATGCCCTGGCACCAATTGGTTTCTGAATGTTGGCAAGTGGCTCAAAAGCGACGTCAGTTAGAAGGAGAGGCCTAA
- the modA gene encoding molybdate ABC transporter substrate-binding protein: MKFKLPHFVLGLSIALVISLHGCTFGNSGQTLVVAIAASLTDVMAEIRTEFQTQYPDISIQFNTAASGTLQRQIEQQAPIDIFASAALEPVESLAQKGFIAAEAIRIFAENQLVLIQNQQSQPQLNRLEDLAGEDVQKIALGNPKTVPAGRYAANLLEKYSQLYQTLEQSQKLVFGENVRQVLTYVQNQSATAGFVYQTDIFQQSNLRVIESFSPELTGSILYVIAPIKVSPNQTQGQLFINFILGQKGQAILQKYGFLPPRD; the protein is encoded by the coding sequence ATGAAATTCAAACTGCCACATTTTGTTTTGGGTCTAAGCATTGCCCTTGTAATCAGTCTACATGGTTGTACTTTTGGTAATTCTGGGCAAACTTTAGTGGTGGCGATCGCCGCTTCCTTGACCGATGTCATGGCAGAGATTCGTACCGAGTTTCAAACACAGTATCCAGACATTTCAATTCAATTTAATACCGCTGCTTCCGGGACGTTGCAAAGGCAAATTGAGCAACAAGCTCCCATTGACATTTTTGCTAGTGCGGCCCTAGAACCTGTTGAATCCTTGGCTCAAAAAGGGTTTATCGCAGCAGAAGCAATTCGTATTTTTGCGGAAAATCAACTCGTTCTGATTCAAAATCAACAAAGCCAACCGCAACTGAATCGTTTGGAAGATTTAGCGGGTGAGGATGTTCAAAAAATTGCTCTGGGTAATCCAAAAACAGTACCAGCAGGACGATATGCCGCAAATCTCTTAGAAAAATATTCCCAGCTTTACCAAACCCTAGAACAGTCCCAAAAATTAGTTTTTGGGGAGAACGTGCGGCAAGTTTTAACCTATGTCCAAAATCAATCGGCAACGGCAGGGTTTGTCTACCAAACAGATATTTTTCAGCAATCTAATTTGCGAGTTATTGAATCTTTTTCGCCAGAACTAACAGGGTCAATCTTGTATGTGATCGCCCCAATTAAAGTCTCACCCAACCAAACCCAAGGGCAACTTTTTATCAATTTTATTCTGGGTCAAAAAGGTCAGGCTATTTTACAAAAATATGGCTTTCTTCCCCCTAGGGATTAA